The Halobacterium litoreum genome includes a region encoding these proteins:
- a CDS encoding HIT family protein, producing MEQVFAPWRIEWVEREEQNEDVDCVFCEYPEREDARDHLVVARSEHATVMLNNYPYNPGHCMVIPDAHTGEYTDLGEAELLDHARLKQATFDALDAALNPDGFNAGLNLGGGAAGGSIDDHLHTHVVPRWSGDTNFMPVVGDTKVIVEALDDTYDRLHEAFLSREGASEGASGAVVLDFD from the coding sequence ATGGAGCAGGTGTTCGCGCCGTGGCGCATCGAGTGGGTGGAACGCGAGGAGCAAAACGAGGACGTGGACTGCGTGTTCTGCGAGTACCCCGAGCGCGAGGACGCCCGCGACCACCTCGTCGTCGCGCGCTCCGAGCACGCGACGGTGATGCTGAACAACTATCCCTACAATCCGGGCCACTGCATGGTGATTCCGGACGCCCACACCGGGGAGTACACCGACCTCGGGGAGGCCGAACTGCTCGACCACGCGCGCCTGAAGCAGGCGACCTTCGACGCGCTCGATGCCGCGCTGAACCCGGACGGCTTCAACGCCGGCCTGAATCTCGGCGGCGGCGCGGCGGGCGGGAGCATCGACGACCACCTCCACACGCACGTCGTGCCGCGGTGGAGCGGCGACACGAACTTCATGCCTGTCGTCGGCGACACGAAGGTCATCGTGGAGGCGTTAGACGACACGTACGACCGCCTGCACGAGGCGTTTCTCTCCCGCGAGGGCGCCAGCGAGGGCGCGAGCGGTGCGGTCGTCCTCGATTTCGACTGA
- a CDS encoding ABC transporter substrate-binding protein, translating to MERVTRREWLAATGAVAATTTGCLGLGGSSKPVTVGSLLPLSGPGALGQVAAHHERAVAAAVDHVNAAGGIHGREVEYVPKDTAASPDVAAEAYAELADEDAIGVVGAVISGNTASLTETAAEDGRPLVSPASTSPGLASAGRTDDAKFFGRTCPNDRQQAAVMAKVLDDEGYANAGTVSVLHLDDAFGAALADAVAGATDADVVSTVAFEASSSTPAEPVDAALADEPDAVAFVGTPGQSTSTRNELLERRYDGDVVLSSGLVPSNPSTRFDGAYTATVDSAQTVGTTRLTQELADIAPLMPYTTNAYDAAFLLSLAAEASDDASPAGVAANLRAVSGGVGHSVTVREFERAATLLGSGRAVNYSGASGPVNLNDDLEPLSSYLVERVDEGSVETLELLQRTFFGGGEA from the coding sequence ATGGAGAGGGTGACGAGACGCGAGTGGCTCGCAGCGACGGGGGCCGTCGCAGCCACGACGACTGGCTGTCTGGGGCTCGGGGGTTCGTCGAAACCGGTGACGGTGGGGTCGCTCCTGCCGTTGTCCGGACCGGGCGCGCTCGGACAGGTGGCAGCGCATCACGAACGAGCGGTCGCCGCGGCCGTCGACCACGTCAACGCGGCGGGCGGCATCCACGGCCGCGAGGTCGAGTACGTGCCCAAGGACACGGCGGCGTCGCCGGACGTCGCCGCCGAGGCGTACGCCGAACTCGCGGACGAGGACGCAATCGGCGTCGTCGGCGCGGTCATCTCCGGGAACACCGCGTCGCTGACCGAGACCGCCGCCGAGGACGGGCGACCGCTCGTGAGCCCGGCGAGTACGAGCCCCGGCCTCGCGTCGGCGGGCCGCACGGACGACGCGAAGTTCTTCGGGCGGACGTGCCCGAACGACCGCCAGCAGGCCGCGGTGATGGCGAAAGTGCTCGACGACGAGGGGTACGCGAACGCCGGCACCGTCAGCGTCCTCCACCTGGACGACGCGTTCGGCGCGGCGCTCGCCGACGCCGTCGCGGGCGCGACCGACGCCGACGTGGTCTCGACTGTCGCGTTCGAGGCGTCGAGTTCGACGCCCGCCGAACCCGTGGACGCGGCGCTCGCGGACGAACCCGACGCCGTCGCGTTCGTCGGGACGCCCGGCCAGTCCACGTCGACCCGGAACGAACTGCTCGAGCGACGGTACGACGGGGACGTGGTGTTGAGTTCGGGGCTCGTCCCGTCGAACCCGAGTACGCGCTTCGACGGCGCCTACACCGCGACGGTCGACAGCGCACAGACGGTCGGCACGACGCGTCTCACGCAGGAACTGGCGGACATCGCGCCGCTGATGCCGTACACGACGAACGCCTACGACGCCGCGTTCCTGCTCTCGCTCGCCGCCGAAGCCAGCGACGACGCGTCGCCGGCCGGCGTCGCGGCGAACCTCCGGGCGGTCTCGGGCGGCGTCGGGCACTCGGTGACGGTCCGGGAGTTCGAGCGCGCGGCCACCCTGCTCGGGTCGGGGCGCGCGGTGAACTACAGCGGCGCGTCCGGCCCGGTGAACCTCAACGACGACCTCGAACCGCTGTCGAGTTACCTCGTCGAGCGCGTCGACGAGGGGAGCGTGGAGACACTGGAGTTGCTCCAGCGCACCTTCTTCGGGGGTGGCGAGGCGTGA
- a CDS encoding cation diffusion facilitator family transporter: MERKRAVRRVGFVVLAANLALVAAKGGAWWLTGSLAVGSEAVNSLADVAYSLVVLGGIYLTTQPPDFEHPHGHERIEPFVSLVVALGVLAAGAGVIWQAATALQAGTYGRSANVAAVVVLVGTAVAKFALYRYCLDVAEEHHSPAVRATALDNRNDILTAGAALAGVLGSAAGYPVLDPAAALVVAVGILYTGYEIVRDNVNYLVGAAPPEDLREEILERALAHPDVEGAHDVVAHYVGPEVDVSLHIEVEGEMTLHDAHDIETELIRDLESIPEVDDVFVHVDPKELGEWKDDEREAV; the protein is encoded by the coding sequence ATGGAGCGAAAGCGCGCAGTCCGACGCGTCGGGTTCGTCGTGCTCGCCGCGAACCTCGCGCTCGTCGCCGCGAAGGGCGGCGCGTGGTGGCTCACCGGCAGTCTCGCTGTCGGTTCCGAGGCCGTCAACAGCCTCGCCGACGTGGCGTACTCGCTGGTCGTGCTCGGCGGCATCTACCTCACCACCCAGCCGCCGGACTTCGAACACCCCCACGGCCACGAGCGCATCGAGCCGTTCGTCTCGCTGGTCGTCGCGCTCGGCGTGCTCGCGGCGGGCGCGGGCGTCATCTGGCAGGCCGCCACCGCCCTGCAGGCGGGCACGTACGGCCGCTCGGCGAACGTCGCCGCGGTCGTCGTGCTCGTCGGCACCGCCGTCGCGAAGTTCGCGCTCTACCGGTACTGCCTGGACGTCGCCGAGGAACACCACTCGCCCGCGGTGCGCGCCACCGCCCTCGACAACCGCAACGACATCCTCACGGCGGGCGCGGCGCTCGCTGGCGTCCTCGGCTCTGCCGCCGGCTACCCCGTCCTCGACCCCGCCGCGGCGCTCGTCGTCGCCGTCGGTATCCTCTACACGGGCTACGAAATCGTGCGGGACAACGTGAACTACCTCGTCGGCGCCGCGCCGCCCGAGGACTTGCGCGAGGAGATTCTGGAGCGCGCGCTCGCCCACCCCGACGTCGAGGGCGCCCACGACGTGGTCGCACACTACGTCGGCCCCGAGGTGGACGTGAGCCTCCACATCGAGGTGGAGGGCGAGATGACTCTCCACGACGCCCACGACATCGAGACCGAACTCATCCGCGACCTCGAATCGATTCCGGAGGTCGACGACGTGTTCGTTCACGTCGACCCGAAGGAACTCGGCGAGTGGAAAGACGACGAGCGAGAGGCGGTGTAG
- a CDS encoding DUF7835 family putative zinc beta-ribbon protein, whose translation MASKSPQSDGMTEQCENCGRETPHQVSVELRTESSKSENAEFSREPYRVATCRACGEETSQRMNNA comes from the coding sequence TTGGCGAGTAAGTCACCACAGTCTGACGGGATGACGGAGCAGTGTGAGAACTGCGGTCGAGAGACCCCTCACCAGGTCTCCGTCGAACTCAGAACTGAGAGTTCGAAGTCGGAGAACGCCGAATTCTCCCGCGAACCGTACCGAGTTGCGACGTGTCGCGCGTGTGGCGAGGAGACGAGCCAGCGCATGAACAACGCGTAA
- a CDS encoding DUF63 family protein, which translates to MVLPSGFALPPLPYLAAVALAVLAVGWALARDRPPVTDRTVLAFAPWMVVGSSLYVCYQLEIFPEGVAPFFGSPIVYASTFAVAGATWLATRRTARPLAGLAGVGSALALLPVAAAVHHGWEAGTLNFAWPLAAVAAAVVLAPVAWLGVRRWRPRDAEIVGAAGVLAVFGHVLDGTSTAVGVDVLGFGEQTPLSALIMEFAAELPTAELLGVGWLFVLVKTVLACGVVVLLADYVREVRSEGFLLLAVVTAVGLGPGAHNVLLFVASNP; encoded by the coding sequence ATGGTCTTGCCCTCTGGGTTCGCGTTGCCGCCGCTCCCCTACCTCGCGGCGGTCGCACTCGCGGTGCTCGCGGTCGGGTGGGCGCTCGCCCGCGACCGCCCGCCGGTCACCGACCGAACCGTCCTCGCGTTCGCGCCGTGGATGGTCGTCGGGTCGTCGCTGTACGTCTGCTACCAACTCGAAATCTTCCCCGAGGGCGTCGCCCCCTTCTTCGGGTCGCCGATCGTCTACGCCTCCACGTTCGCCGTCGCCGGCGCGACGTGGCTCGCGACCCGGCGGACCGCCCGCCCGCTCGCCGGCCTCGCGGGTGTCGGGTCCGCCCTCGCGCTCCTGCCCGTCGCCGCAGCCGTCCACCACGGCTGGGAGGCGGGCACGCTGAACTTCGCGTGGCCGCTCGCTGCCGTCGCCGCGGCAGTCGTCCTCGCCCCCGTCGCGTGGCTGGGGGTCCGCCGGTGGCGGCCCCGAGACGCCGAAATCGTCGGCGCTGCGGGCGTACTCGCCGTCTTCGGGCACGTCCTCGACGGCACCTCCACCGCCGTTGGCGTGGACGTGCTCGGGTTCGGCGAGCAGACGCCGCTGTCGGCGCTCATCATGGAGTTCGCGGCCGAACTCCCGACCGCCGAACTGCTCGGCGTCGGGTGGCTGTTCGTGCTCGTGAAGACCGTCCTCGCGTGTGGCGTCGTCGTCCTGCTCGCCGACTACGTCCGCGAAGTCCGGAGCGAGGGGTTCCTGTTGCTCGCCGTCGTCACCGCCGTCGGCCTCGGCCCGGGTGCGCACAACGTCCTCCTGTTCGTCGCGTCCAATCCCTGA
- the deoC gene encoding deoxyribose-phosphate aldolase, which produces MDREELAARIDHTVLGPETTPADVERVVDDAVEYGMNVCIPPCYVADARAYAPDDLTVATVVGFPHGQHATDAKVAEAEIAAADGADELDLVINVGRLKAGERDTVREDVEAVVDATDLPVKVIIETALLTDDEKHAACEAAEAAYADMVKTSTGFADGGATVPDVELMSEYLPVKASGGVGNAEQAQAMFDAGAVRIGASSGVEIVDSFDR; this is translated from the coding sequence ATGGACCGCGAGGAACTCGCCGCGCGAATCGACCACACCGTCCTCGGGCCGGAGACGACGCCGGCCGACGTGGAACGCGTCGTCGACGACGCCGTCGAGTACGGCATGAACGTCTGCATCCCGCCGTGTTACGTCGCCGACGCCCGAGCGTACGCCCCCGACGACCTCACCGTCGCCACCGTCGTCGGCTTCCCGCACGGCCAGCACGCCACCGACGCGAAGGTCGCGGAGGCCGAAATAGCGGCCGCCGACGGCGCCGACGAACTCGACCTCGTAATCAACGTCGGGCGGCTGAAGGCCGGCGAACGGGACACCGTCCGCGAGGACGTCGAAGCCGTCGTGGACGCCACCGACCTCCCCGTGAAGGTCATCATCGAGACGGCGCTCCTCACGGACGACGAGAAACACGCCGCCTGCGAGGCCGCCGAGGCGGCATACGCCGACATGGTGAAGACCTCGACGGGGTTCGCCGACGGCGGCGCGACCGTGCCGGACGTCGAACTGATGAGCGAGTACCTCCCCGTCAAAGCCAGCGGCGGCGTCGGGAACGCCGAGCAGGCCCAGGCGATGTTCGACGCGGGCGCGGTACGAATCGGCGCCTCGTCCGGCGTCGAAATCGTCGACTCCTTCGACAGGTAG
- a CDS encoding tRNA (N(6)-L-threonylcarbamoyladenosine(37)-C(2))-methylthiotransferase, translating to MARYHIETYGCTSNRGESREIEQRLRDAGHHKVEGADDADVAILNTCTVVEKTERNMLRRAEELADETADLIVTGCMALAQGEEFASADVDAQVLHWDEVPEAVTNGECPTTTPDAEPILDGVIGILPIARGCMSNCSYCITKQATGRVDSPPVEENVEKARALVHAGAKEIRITGQDTGVYGWDTGDRKLPELLERIATEIEGDFRVRVGMANPGGVHGIREELAEVFAEHDEIYNFLHAPVQSGSDDVLEDMRRQHEVTQYVDIVETFDDYLDEWTLSTDFIVGFPTETEHDHEQSMALLRETRPEKINVTRFSKRPGTDAADMKGLGGQTKKDRSKAMSELKMDVVAEAYEEMVGTERDVLVVEEGTGDSVKCYDDAYRQIIVQNADEYGLEPGDFATVEVTGHQTVYAFAEPV from the coding sequence ATGGCCCGGTACCACATCGAGACGTACGGGTGTACCTCGAACCGCGGCGAGAGCCGCGAAATCGAGCAGCGGCTCCGCGACGCCGGCCACCACAAAGTCGAGGGGGCCGACGACGCGGACGTCGCCATCCTGAACACCTGTACGGTCGTCGAGAAGACGGAGCGAAACATGCTCCGGCGGGCCGAGGAACTCGCCGACGAGACGGCCGACCTCATCGTGACGGGGTGTATGGCGCTCGCGCAGGGCGAGGAGTTCGCCAGCGCGGACGTGGACGCCCAGGTCCTGCACTGGGACGAGGTGCCCGAGGCCGTCACGAACGGCGAGTGCCCGACGACGACGCCCGACGCCGAACCCATCCTCGACGGCGTCATCGGCATCCTCCCCATCGCGCGGGGCTGTATGAGCAACTGCTCGTACTGCATCACGAAGCAGGCGACCGGGCGCGTGGACTCCCCGCCCGTCGAGGAGAACGTCGAGAAGGCCCGCGCGCTCGTCCACGCCGGCGCGAAGGAAATCCGGATTACGGGACAGGACACGGGCGTCTACGGTTGGGACACCGGCGACCGCAAACTCCCCGAGTTGCTCGAACGCATCGCCACCGAAATCGAGGGCGACTTCCGCGTCCGCGTGGGGATGGCCAACCCCGGCGGCGTCCACGGCATCCGCGAGGAACTGGCCGAGGTGTTCGCCGAGCACGACGAAATCTACAACTTCCTGCACGCGCCCGTGCAGTCCGGCAGCGACGACGTGCTCGAAGACATGCGCCGCCAGCACGAGGTCACACAGTACGTCGACATCGTGGAGACGTTCGACGACTACCTCGACGAGTGGACGCTGTCGACGGACTTCATCGTCGGCTTCCCCACCGAGACCGAGCACGACCACGAGCAGTCGATGGCCCTCCTCCGAGAGACCCGTCCCGAGAAAATCAACGTCACGCGGTTCTCGAAGCGCCCCGGCACCGACGCCGCCGACATGAAGGGGCTGGGCGGCCAGACGAAGAAGGACCGCTCGAAGGCGATGTCCGAACTGAAGATGGACGTGGTCGCCGAGGCCTACGAGGAGATGGTCGGCACCGAACGCGACGTGCTCGTCGTCGAGGAGGGCACCGGCGACTCCGTGAAGTGCTACGACGACGCCTACCGCCAGATTATCGTCCAGAACGCCGACGAGTACGGCCTCGAACCCGGTGACTTCGCGACCGTCGAAGTGACCGGCCACCAGACCGTCTACGCGTTCGCGGAGCCGGTGTAG
- a CDS encoding methyl-accepting chemotaxis protein gives MSDKLSGVFERVLPNRVRRSYAFKFNALLLVVVLLLAAAGGVVHLQTQQSVGADTNEDVSGIARQQAAALHDWVVQQKTTTRFLASDLGQGAVWASDIEPRIEQKFATLQQNAHAIHVVGSSSGSVLASTDDDLSGETLSSGDVPWLSDVQSGISGVLVSEPYQSDGEPVVAFASPADQAGWTVVMTVSLEGRSQGFESPVPTGDVKVVDGNGSVVFDNRNRALLEPYTTSDGTLPSGVETARDGETTFDVVGERTGMSDGRYATAYTPVTGTDWVLAYHVPRGEAYALQSQITTSLAALVALALVGLVLVGVTVGRRTSNALDELADSATAISKGRLDEEPPETERIDELGQLVTSFRSMRAYLDTAARQADALAAQEFDDDVLDEDIPGAFGESLSEMHVRLEALITDMEEARADAEETRREAERLNEQLERTAAAFGDEMSAAADGDLTRRLDPDTDSEAMQDIAEAFNAMMAEMEATLTSVRDIADAVDESTTDVSTSADEIRSASEQVSESVQDISAGAERQRDNLDEVGDEVTSLSATVEEIAASADDVAETVEEAAEAGERGADRGEAAMRELERIESTAQDAVARVEALDDAVDSIGEVTAVITDIAEQTNLLALNANIEASHADGSGDGFAVVADEVKALAEETKESAAEIEDLVADVQAEVDDTVADMHELDDRVDAGTETIDEALSSLDDIVDRVETANTSVQSINEATDEQAASTEEVVTMTDEVRDLSDQTADEAQQVSAAAEEQTASVTQVADRASDLEARVSELNDLLEKFDANAGGDGDLGGDREAAAPGATTDGGSDEESDAGTDDDPDTRTDGGGFEWH, from the coding sequence GTGAGCGACAAACTGTCGGGCGTCTTCGAGCGCGTGCTCCCGAACCGCGTGCGGCGGAGTTACGCGTTCAAGTTCAACGCGCTGTTGCTCGTCGTCGTCCTCCTGCTCGCGGCGGCGGGCGGCGTCGTTCACCTCCAGACCCAGCAGTCGGTGGGCGCTGACACGAACGAGGACGTGTCCGGCATCGCGCGCCAGCAGGCCGCGGCGCTCCACGACTGGGTCGTCCAGCAGAAGACGACGACGCGGTTCCTCGCCTCCGACCTCGGGCAGGGCGCGGTGTGGGCGAGCGACATCGAACCGCGCATCGAACAGAAGTTCGCGACCCTCCAGCAGAACGCCCACGCGATACACGTCGTCGGGTCGAGTTCCGGGTCGGTGCTCGCGAGCACCGACGACGACCTGTCCGGCGAGACGCTGTCCAGCGGCGACGTGCCGTGGCTCTCCGACGTCCAGTCCGGCATCAGCGGCGTCCTCGTGTCCGAGCCGTACCAGTCCGACGGCGAGCCCGTGGTGGCGTTCGCGTCGCCCGCCGACCAGGCCGGGTGGACCGTCGTGATGACCGTCTCACTGGAGGGACGCTCGCAGGGCTTCGAGTCGCCGGTGCCGACGGGCGACGTGAAGGTCGTCGACGGCAACGGCAGCGTCGTCTTCGACAACCGGAACCGCGCGCTCCTCGAACCGTACACGACGAGCGACGGGACGCTGCCGTCGGGCGTCGAGACGGCGCGTGACGGCGAGACAACCTTCGACGTGGTTGGCGAGCGCACCGGCATGAGCGACGGCCGATACGCCACCGCGTACACGCCGGTCACGGGCACCGACTGGGTGCTCGCGTACCACGTGCCCCGCGGCGAGGCGTACGCGCTCCAGTCCCAGATTACGACGAGTCTCGCCGCGCTGGTCGCGCTCGCGCTCGTCGGCCTGGTGTTGGTCGGCGTGACCGTCGGGCGTCGCACGTCGAACGCGCTCGACGAACTCGCCGACAGCGCCACGGCGATTTCGAAGGGACGTCTGGACGAGGAGCCGCCGGAGACCGAACGCATCGACGAACTCGGCCAACTGGTGACGTCGTTCCGGTCGATGCGCGCGTACCTCGACACGGCGGCGCGGCAGGCCGACGCGCTCGCCGCACAGGAGTTCGACGACGACGTGCTCGACGAGGACATCCCCGGCGCGTTCGGGGAGTCGCTCTCGGAGATGCACGTCCGCCTCGAAGCCCTCATCACGGACATGGAGGAGGCGCGCGCTGACGCCGAGGAGACGCGCCGCGAGGCCGAACGCCTCAACGAGCAACTGGAACGCACCGCGGCGGCGTTCGGCGACGAGATGTCGGCGGCGGCGGACGGCGACCTCACGCGTCGCCTCGACCCGGACACCGACAGCGAGGCGATGCAGGACATCGCCGAGGCGTTCAACGCGATGATGGCGGAGATGGAGGCGACACTGACGAGCGTCCGAGACATCGCGGACGCCGTCGACGAGTCCACGACGGACGTGTCGACGAGTGCGGACGAGATTCGGTCCGCGAGCGAGCAGGTCAGCGAGTCCGTCCAGGACATCTCCGCCGGCGCGGAACGCCAGCGCGACAACTTAGACGAGGTCGGCGACGAGGTCACGTCGCTGTCCGCGACCGTCGAGGAGATTGCGGCGAGCGCGGACGACGTGGCCGAGACCGTCGAGGAGGCGGCCGAGGCCGGCGAGCGCGGCGCGGACCGCGGCGAGGCCGCGATGCGTGAGTTGGAACGCATCGAGTCGACCGCGCAGGACGCCGTGGCGCGCGTCGAGGCACTGGACGACGCGGTGGACTCCATCGGCGAGGTCACCGCGGTCATCACGGACATCGCGGAGCAGACGAACCTGCTCGCGTTGAACGCGAACATCGAGGCGAGTCACGCCGACGGCAGCGGCGACGGGTTCGCCGTCGTCGCGGACGAAGTGAAGGCGCTCGCCGAGGAGACCAAGGAGTCCGCCGCGGAAATCGAGGACCTCGTCGCCGACGTGCAGGCCGAGGTCGACGACACCGTCGCGGACATGCACGAGTTGGACGACCGCGTGGACGCCGGCACGGAGACCATCGACGAGGCGCTGTCGTCGCTGGACGACATCGTGGACCGCGTCGAAACGGCGAACACGAGCGTGCAGTCCATCAACGAGGCGACCGACGAGCAGGCCGCCTCCACCGAGGAAGTGGTGACGATGACCGACGAGGTCCGGGACCTCAGCGACCAGACCGCCGACGAGGCCCAGCAGGTGTCGGCGGCCGCCGAGGAGCAGACCGCGTCGGTGACGCAGGTCGCGGACCGCGCGAGCGACCTCGAAGCGCGCGTCAGCGAACTCAACGACCTGCTGGAGAAGTTCGACGCGAACGCGGGCGGCGACGGCGACCTCGGGGGCGACCGCGAGGCCGCCGCGCCGGGCGCGACGACGGACGGCGGGTCGGACGAGGAATCGGACGCCGGAACCGACGACGACCCCGACACGCGGACCGACGGCGGCGGCTTCGAGTGGCACTGA
- a CDS encoding ribose 1,5-bisphosphate isomerase — MLVPEVEETAEDIAEMEIRGAATIAAAAADALAAQAEASDAETPAEFREEMRSAARHLRDTRPTAVSLPNALRYVLREMEGETVSELRATAVDAAEAFEAQLDRAQDDLGEIGANRLRDGDTVMTHCHSTDALACVKAALDDGKHIEAIVKETRPRKQGHITAEQLREWGVPVTMVVDNAARRYLDDCDHVLVGADSIAADGSVINKIGTSMLAVAARERGTPIMVAAQTLKLHPDTLTGHTVEIEMRDETEVLSDEEREALGNPDVDNPAFDVTPPRYVDAIVTERGQFPPESIVTLMRELYGEGTTEPWAE, encoded by the coding sequence ATGCTCGTACCGGAGGTCGAGGAGACGGCTGAGGACATCGCGGAGATGGAGATTCGGGGGGCGGCGACCATCGCCGCCGCGGCCGCCGACGCGCTCGCGGCCCAAGCGGAGGCGAGCGACGCGGAGACGCCCGCCGAGTTCCGCGAGGAGATGCGCTCGGCGGCCCGCCACCTGCGGGACACGCGCCCGACGGCGGTGAGCCTGCCGAACGCGCTCCGGTACGTCCTCCGGGAGATGGAGGGCGAAACGGTGTCGGAACTCCGGGCGACCGCCGTCGACGCCGCGGAGGCCTTCGAGGCGCAACTGGACCGCGCGCAGGACGACCTCGGGGAAATCGGCGCGAACCGACTGCGGGACGGCGACACCGTGATGACGCACTGCCACTCGACGGACGCGCTGGCGTGCGTGAAGGCGGCCCTCGACGACGGGAAGCACATCGAGGCCATCGTGAAGGAGACCCGTCCGCGGAAGCAGGGCCACATCACCGCCGAGCAACTCCGGGAGTGGGGGGTGCCCGTGACGATGGTGGTGGACAACGCGGCGCGGCGCTACCTCGACGACTGCGACCACGTGCTCGTGGGCGCGGACTCCATCGCGGCCGACGGTTCGGTCATCAACAAAATCGGCACCAGCATGCTCGCCGTCGCGGCCCGCGAGCGCGGGACGCCCATCATGGTCGCGGCCCAGACGCTGAAACTCCACCCGGACACGCTCACCGGTCACACCGTCGAAATCGAGATGCGCGACGAGACCGAGGTGCTCTCCGACGAGGAGCGCGAAGCGCTCGGGAACCCCGACGTCGACAACCCCGCGTTCGACGTGACGCCGCCGCGGTACGTCGACGCCATCGTCACCGAGCGCGGGCAGTTCCCGCCCGAGAGCATCGTCACGCTGATGCGCGAGCTGTACGGCGAGGGCACCACCGAGCCGTGGGCGGAGTAG
- the map gene encoding type II methionyl aminopeptidase: MTDSVEVGSEAYEQYVEAGEILTQVMDEAADRIEVGVTQLEVAEFAEERIRELGGKPAFPVNISVDEEASHAAPGRDDETEFGEEMVCLDVGVHVDGHIADAATTVDLSGNPELVEAAEEALDAAIDAVAPGVHTGEIGAEIQDVIEAYGYNPIVNLTGHGMDVYDAHTGPSVPNRAVDTGVELQVGDVLAIEPFATDGTGKVTEGSDTEIYEVVGEGNVRDRRARQLLDDLEAFDGLPFAARWLDSSRAEMSLRRLEMADIVRSYPVLKEAEGNLVSQDEHTLIVTEDGCDVVTN; this comes from the coding sequence ATGACAGACAGCGTCGAAGTCGGTTCGGAGGCCTACGAGCAGTACGTGGAGGCCGGCGAGATTCTCACGCAGGTGATGGACGAGGCGGCCGACCGCATCGAGGTCGGCGTCACCCAACTGGAGGTCGCGGAGTTCGCCGAGGAGCGCATCCGCGAACTCGGCGGGAAGCCGGCGTTCCCGGTCAACATCAGCGTCGACGAGGAGGCCAGTCACGCCGCGCCCGGCCGCGACGACGAGACGGAGTTCGGCGAGGAGATGGTGTGTCTCGACGTCGGCGTCCACGTCGACGGCCACATCGCGGACGCCGCGACCACCGTCGACCTCTCGGGCAACCCCGAACTCGTGGAGGCCGCCGAGGAAGCCCTCGACGCCGCAATCGACGCCGTCGCGCCGGGCGTCCACACGGGCGAAATCGGCGCGGAGATTCAGGACGTCATCGAGGCCTACGGCTACAACCCCATCGTGAACCTCACCGGGCACGGGATGGACGTGTACGACGCGCACACCGGGCCGAGCGTGCCGAACCGCGCGGTCGATACGGGCGTCGAACTGCAGGTCGGGGACGTGCTCGCCATCGAGCCGTTCGCGACCGACGGCACCGGAAAAGTCACCGAGGGGTCGGACACCGAAATCTACGAGGTCGTCGGCGAGGGGAACGTCCGCGACCGCCGCGCCCGCCAACTCCTAGACGACCTCGAAGCGTTCGACGGCCTGCCGTTCGCGGCGCGCTGGCTGGACTCCTCTCGGGCGGAGATGAGCCTGCGGCGACTGGAGATGGCGGACATCGTGCGCTCGTACCCGGTGCTGAAGGAGGCAGAGGGCAACCTCGTCAGTCAGGACGAGCACACGCTAATCGTCACCGAGGACGGCTGTGACGTCGTGACGAACTGA